ggtttataatctagtatagctgtcatataaaccgaacttgggtcttgacttcttgagcctctagagggcgcacttctcatccgatttgacagaaattttgctcgtggtgttttggtatcatttcgaATAACCACGCtaggtatggttaaaatcggtccatgttttgatattgctgccatataaaccgaacttgggtcttgacttctgaaggctctagagggcgctattcttgtccgatttgactgaagttttgcacgtagtgctttggtattacttccaacaactgtgctaagtatggcgcaaatcggtttataatctggtatagctgtcatataaaccgatcttgggtcttgatttctggaggctctagggggcgcaattttcgtccgattttactgaagttttgcatgtaatgttttggtatcacttccaacacctgtgttaagtatgatacaaatcggttaataatctggtatagctgtcatataaaccgatcttgtgtcttgacttcttgagcctctagagggcgcaattctcatccgatttgactgaaattttgcacgtaatgttttgggatcacttccaacacctgtgttaagtatgatacaaatcggttcataatctggtatagctttcatataaaccgatcttgggtcttgacttcttgagcctctagagggagcaattctcgtccgatttgaccgaaattttgcacgtggtgttttggtatcacttccaacacctgtgttaagtatgatacaaatcggtttataatgtggtatagctttcatataaaccgatcttggatcttgacttcttgagccactagagggcgcaattctcatccgatttggctcaaatttagaatgaggtgttttgttatgtcttccaataactgtgccaagtatgacgcaaatcggtacataacctgatatagctgccacataaaccgatcttgggtcttgacttcttgagcctctagagggcgcaattctcatccgatttggaacgaaattttgtacaacggcttttctcatgacctttaataacgtgtctaatatggtctgaatagatcaatagcttggtacagctcccatataaaccgatctcccagttttgcttctagagcccctacaaggcacaattcttatccgaatgaactgaaagataaactcaatgacttctacaatgttcagcattcatttatgacccgaatcggactacaacttgatatagctccaatagcacaacagttcgtattaaatattctttatttgccttaagagagatactgcgcacagaactcgacaaatgggatccatggtggagggtatataagattcggcctggccgaactaataattttttataattttgtattaaatatttaaaatttttggagaatTTATTATGCTACAATACTGGTAATATTTCTTGACCTAATTTATTTACTAAAGTTGATTTTCAGTTGTTTCTGACCAGCACCTCATAATTGCCAACACAAACTTCCCGTCCGCCATAGGGAACCAGTAGACAATTGTTCTCCGCCATTATTAAGCCTGGCGTTAAACTTCCATTGTGATTGGCACGACCCACATACATAGGTTCACCGCTGTGGGAATCACCAGTGGAGACAGCATTTGGCGGTATAAAGCCTTCATGCACTTGCTGCCAAGTGTAGTTGTGTCCCACCAAAACTTCAACAGCATATTTAGAAATTTCTGAGCCCTCATGAGCTACATAGGCTTCATGGCGATCTGGTAGAAATTTGCAAGGCAGCTTTAGCCCATTGTGTTCCGCTCGGCCTACATAAATGGTACAGCCATCACTGTCGTGACCAGCCACCACGGAGCCAGGTGGGGGATATTCCAAATTGACAGGCAACCAGTTGTCCACGGGAGCACGCACTAATACCTCATATTGGCTGAGTCTGATTTCTTGGCCACCATAGGGTATATACAAACAACCATGTGAGGAA
The genomic region above belongs to Stomoxys calcitrans chromosome 5, idStoCalc2.1, whole genome shotgun sequence and contains:
- the LOC106081508 gene encoding uncharacterized protein LOC106081508 produces the protein MADNWVSCSANSALPPYTISGGYDSDGTPIFVGRAEHEGELLAAKVVPSKGCAYVAWGGAEHVKYQYELLTGTTYGWMPCEHGGVPPTSVLTGYDSQGQPLYIGRAYHNGSLSVGKVHSSHGCLYIPYGGQEIRLSQYEVLVRAPVDNWLPVNLEYPPPGSVVAGHDSDGCTIYVGRAEHNGLKLPCKFLPDRHEAYVAHEGSEISKYAVEVLVGHNYTWQQVHEGFIPPNAVSTGDSHSGEPMYVGRANHNGSLTPGLIMAENNCLLVPYGGREVCVGNYEVLVRNN